The Metabacillus sediminilitoris genome window below encodes:
- the hflX gene encoding GTPase HflX codes for MNHTIDVLKEKVILVGCQLQTMLDDHFQYSMEELASLTKTANGEVLINMIQKRDRPHPATYIGKGKVEELLNLVEELDPDIIIFNDELSPSQMRNLSSTLNVRIIDRTQLILDIFAGRAKSKEGKLQVELAQLQYLLPRLSGQGISLSRQGGGIGTRGPGETQLETDRRHIRNRIHEIKQQLSTIVSHRNRYRERRKKNQAFQIALVGYTNAGKSTIFNRLTTAGSFEEDLLFATLDPMTRKVVLPSNYQALLTDTVGFIQDLPTTLVASFRSTLEEVKEANLILHIVDSSNLDYSNHEQTVYQLLKQLEVTDIPILTVYNKRDKTPNSFVPSPNEDYISISAFSIEDLEKLMSKIEKFAIEIMENYSVTVPASEGRIISLLKTESLIHNLDFNEDEETYEIDGFVLPTHSVKGQLEKYTKRG; via the coding sequence GGCAAATGGTGAAGTATTAATAAACATGATCCAAAAAAGAGACAGGCCGCATCCTGCTACATATATAGGAAAAGGGAAAGTCGAAGAACTATTGAATCTTGTCGAAGAGCTAGATCCTGACATCATAATATTTAATGATGAGCTTTCACCTAGTCAAATGCGTAATTTATCTTCAACTTTAAATGTGAGAATCATTGACCGCACACAATTAATATTAGATATCTTTGCAGGTCGTGCGAAATCTAAAGAAGGTAAACTACAGGTTGAATTAGCACAACTCCAATACTTGTTGCCAAGACTATCAGGCCAAGGGATCTCTTTATCACGACAAGGCGGGGGAATTGGTACTAGAGGTCCTGGTGAGACACAACTAGAAACTGATCGAAGACATATCCGTAATCGGATTCATGAAATTAAGCAGCAGCTTTCAACGATTGTAAGCCACCGAAATCGTTATAGGGAGCGCCGTAAAAAAAATCAGGCGTTTCAAATTGCACTTGTTGGCTATACAAACGCAGGTAAATCAACGATTTTTAATCGATTAACAACAGCTGGGAGCTTTGAAGAAGACTTATTGTTTGCAACCCTTGATCCAATGACGAGAAAAGTAGTATTGCCTTCAAACTACCAAGCGTTGCTTACTGATACAGTTGGATTTATTCAGGATCTTCCAACAACTCTAGTCGCGTCATTTCGTTCAACGTTAGAGGAAGTGAAAGAAGCTAATTTAATACTCCATATAGTAGATAGTTCAAATTTGGATTATTCAAACCATGAACAAACTGTTTATCAGCTACTTAAGCAGTTGGAGGTAACAGATATTCCGATTCTTACTGTTTACAATAAAAGAGATAAAACACCAAATTCTTTTGTTCCTTCACCTAATGAGGATTATATAAGCATCTCTGCTTTCTCAATTGAAGATTTAGAAAAATTAATGAGCAAAATAGAAAAATTCGCAATAGAAATTATGGAGAACTATAGTGTGACAGTACCTGCAAGTGAAGGAAGAATCATTTCTCTGCTAAAAACCGAATCATTAATTCACAATTTAGATTTTAATGAGGATGAGGAAACATATGAAATTGACGGGTTTGTTTTACCTACCCATTCAGTCAAAGGACAACTAGAGAAGTATACTAAAAGAGGTTAA